The genomic segment agctacttattattaattagataaataaaactaaattaataaattaaaataattaacgaggtaagtcgaggctatctcttttatagttatatccttattaacctacggtagaaatatatatataatttaattactaattagtattagtatatacgtaagtagGTTAGACCTTTTGGGTTGCGActaggttaataggttagtataggtctattacgTATgtgtaggaggggaagatcgtgggcagagcccgcggtcccttagtgggtataggtaggtggaagggtccgtctgcacgggcccagactgcctacctaccacccctacttaactacctaatagggccccttttctgcctcgtaatccaacaGTTTCAGTGATTGGACGCATGAGGGGAACTCGTCAGGAAACATGCAGCGCTGGTATCTGCCCTATGCCCTAGCGCCGGTGTCTAAACGTGTTGTAGTTGCGGTCCGACGGGTTTTAGCTCCCTCCAACTCCTCAAGCTTCAATAAACTAAGGTTCTCCTCATCTCGGGTGCGCGCATTTCGAGGGTTGCCAGGGTCAGTGTGCGGCGTGCCCGTGGTTCTGGGTGCGCGACGTGCCGTATGTGTTCCGGAGAGACAGTGAACCTGAGTCGTCTGAACAAGAAACTCAAAAAGAGACTCGGCGAGACAGACGATCCGCCAGCTGGCGGCCATTTCGTCCGATCCGAAGACGTGGATGGCCCTGGCGGGACGTTGTTGCGCCGGCGGCACGACAGCACGAGCCCCCCGGGAGGCGCAGCGCCGAGCGAGGGCTGAGCAGGGGGGAAACGCGGCCGCGTTTTTCAGACGGGACGGGGGATTGGTATCAACTGCAGACAGCAAGAGACGAGAGTCTGCATGGCGGTCATCGCGCGGGTGACGGGGCAGCGGGTGAGACCGGGGTTGGTTTCTCTAGAGAGCTCTTGGTATGTGCCAATGAAGTAATGGCACACTACGAGACTGTACGACCCTTTCACATGCTAGTTTGAAGATGGGGACTGAGGACCTCTTATCTCAAAAGAAGCAGCGTTCCCAACCCCTCCCTCGACAGAATCGGTCTCGAGTGTGTTCTGTTCCTTGTTACTTTACGTTGAtctatctagcctcttattGTTTCTGTCACCCAACTCCACTGATTTGCTGAAGCTTCTTGGACGTGCCCAGTGTCGACTGAAACGGCGCTGAAACAACTGCTCCTGGCAGAGTCAAGACATTTGGCCATTTCATAAGCCTCCAGCCATTCCATATCTCATTAATAACAACGACAACAACAAAGAGCGATACTTTAGAAGAGAAACAAATACGGGAGACGAACTTTAGACGGGAATCATACAATCACACGGCAAAATGGATACAAAATCATTCTCATCACGGATCAGTGATCTTGTCAAGGTAAGCAGCACCGCATTCCATAACGACTGGTTGCCCATCAGCAAGGGCTCCACCACATGATTCAAGCACTCTCAAAAGAAGCAAAGCCGCTAACAACAAACCGCTCTAGTTCCTTTCCTCTGTCCAGGGAGACCTCTCAAATGTCACCGCGCCGCCCTCTTTCTTGGCACCATCGTCAGTGGTCGAAGTCGGCCACTGCTGGTGCCAGCGGCCAGGCGTCTTCGTCGCCCCGGCACTGGAATCAGACCCGGAAAAGCGCAGCTTGAAGGTGCTGCGCATGATCCTCATCGCCATGCGCAGCCAGTTCTACGTCGCCGGCGCGCCAAACGTCAGCATTAAGAAGCCACTCAACGCGTTTCTGGGTGAGCTGTTCCTCGCTTCGTGGACGGATTCCGATCGGAAGGCGAGGACGGAGCTCGTGGCGGAGCAGGTTAGCCACCACCCGCCCATCACGGCGATGCACATGGGCAGCAAGGAGCATGGTATTCGCGCGGACGGGTATGCGCGGGTGGAGATGACCTTTTCGAGTACTGTGAACATTCGACAGATTGGGCACGCCGTGGTTCACATTGACCGATATGACGAGGATTACCTGATTCCGTTGCCAGAGGTCAAGGTTCGGGGATTCCTCAACGCGTGTCTTTACCCAGAGGTTTTGGGAACATATTACATTGTTTCCAATACGGGCTACATTTCAGAGATCAAATTCTCGGGCAGCGGGTTCCTTAGAGGCAAGAAGAACTCATTCGAGGCGCGGATGTACCACAAGAACGACAAGAAGAACACAATCTACGAGCTTCAAGGATGCTGGAGCGAAGGCTGGACAGTCAAGGATGGAAGGACAGGGGAAATTCTCGAAAAGTACGAGGTTGACGCGTTGGAGAACCTCCCAGCGCCGATGGAAATGGAGCCGATTGCGACCCAAGATCCGTGGGAGTCTAGACGCGCGTGGAACGGCGTCATTCAAGGGCTCAGTAAGAATGACTTCCGCGAGACGGTCAGCGCAAAGAGTCAGGTTGAGGAGGCGCAGCGGCGGATGAGGGcggaagagaagaagaagggcgaGACATGGGAGCCGTTGTTCTTCAAGAGTATTCCTGGGGAGGAGCACGAGGTTTTCCATCGATTGGCAAAGGGCGTTAATTGGGAATTACATGACAAGCATACCAAAGGCGTTTGGACGATTGATGATTCAAAGAGGGACTCGGTGCAACGGCCGTTCAGAGGAGAATCGACACCACTGGGTTAAAGGAATATTGCCTAGATTTAAATTTGATGCATTATGACTATTTGACTAAAATACTTGCGTAAGATCTATATTGTTATCTTTTAAACTTCCTCCTGCTATTCAGGTCGAGAACGCTGCTTCTATAAGCCTCGTTAGCTTATCACGCCAGACAAATTGTTCCGTGGAGGTGATGAAGTAGTCGTAGAATCTGGCATACCAGGTTTAATCTGAGTCTGGCGGCGACTTCGGCCACGTATCCCAGTCCACCACATCTTCCCACCTCAACGGACCTTCGTCTTCATCCTCCCATTCTTCCCCAGACGCCGCACTTCTCACAAAAGCGATTTGCCTGGAGGGTACAGGAGACGACGCATTACCGGCTTGTGGCTTTCTTCCCtcattcttcttcttccccttTCCCTTCTCTAAAAAGAAGGACTTCCTCGTTCTTTGAGCCCAAGTTTTCAACTGGTCCGGATTCTGGGCGCAGAACATCACCAACTCCCTGGTCGCCAGACAATCCTCCAGATCATCGTGTGCTACACCCTCAGCCGCCCAGGTCGGAGAACGTATCTGGATACCGAGAAGCTCCTTGCACAGCGCCTCCAAGCCCCACCTCTTCGTAATCTTCGATTTCGACCCGAGGACGGCATCTGCAGTGATGATGGCGGAATCAATGATTCTCGCATGGAAGGTGTGTAGCACCCGCAGGTCATTGCGGACTGACTGTCCGATGAGAATCGTGTCCTTGTCAGAGTAGCGCCATAGTTCTGCGCGCGCGGCCTCCCAGCCGTCCAAAGCTTCATTTCGTAAAAGAGCTGCGGACATCTTGGTCGCATTGAGACCAGTGACGTCTTCACGCCAGTCTAAGATGGGTCTTCTTGGATTTACAAGCCGGCGGCTCAGCAACACATTGCCCGTAAGGAAGTCGAGAATAGTGATCTGGATCAGTTCGTTTTCGCCTCGTTCGGTACCGCCCATCTCGCAATCTATGACGAGAGCGGCATACTTTGGATTGGATTGGATTTTATCAGGACAGGGCAGATCAACTGTCGACGCCATGCTGGACGAGCTGTGCGTGGCATTGACCATTGTGGTCGGTAGAGTATATCTTTCCTTTCGGAGTCTCTCCTCTGAGTGACAGAGATCCGAGATTTGGTTCCAAATAGCGTTTCGTCCGACTGCTGGCGAGTACATGTTTCCCCTGTATATGGTGTGCATAGGCGTAGTAGTTTCGATAGCCCTGACTGGCTGGGTCACGAGCAGCTCAGGGGTCTCAGGTTTTTTGGCTCTGGTTGGCAGATATACTACCAACGGACGTGGGCGGACAGGCTCGGCGGCTCTGGCTGGCTGGGTAACAACCGGAAGAGGTTGTACAAGTCCGGCGATTCTAGTCGATTGAGCAGAAATCTCATCAGAGTGTTTTGCGCGCCTATGTTGTCGCTGACCTTCTTTGGTACTGAATCGTTCCTTGCAGATGGCACATTGGTGCTTTCTCTCTTTTTGATAGGGCGGCATAATCAGGAATTCAGTTGAAGACTGTGAAAAAGGAGAGGAAGAGCAATGAATACCCCGGGGGAAACAAATGTTTATCATTAGTGTATTTATAACTGGAAACCCTGGGTACATTCACGTGGTCTAGATCGGTCACGAGTTGGTTGCGTGAAAAGTTGGCGGCCTGCGACATGATCTCTGTTGGTGCAAGATCGGCTTTATCGACTGCGTAATTGGGCTCCCTTTTTTTGTGATCGAAACACTTCTGCAGGAAGCCAACTGCTCATGTCTCACTTGTTGTGTCGTGATTCTAGTGAGTCGACCGTTTCCAAGGTTTCTTAGATCTTGCTGATCTATCTTCACAGGGACTCCGCTACCGGGTACAGGCACTGTCAACTCAGGGAACTATTGCTACTTCTCATCCGAACCTGTTAACTTCGATGGAAGCGCCCGCTCTTATCATAAATAAGCGACGGAAAGAAATATCAAGATGTGAAGACTGCGAAGTGATGTTGGGAGCGTTCGTGCAGAGCAACTGCAAGTGTCCGAATTTGGCATCTCGAACAAACCAAAAGGGCTTTGCCACGAATCTCTGCGCTAACCTGTGCCAACTAGATGAAAGCTCATGCGTCTGATCAATGCTGCTTATTCACTACTTTGGGTGTCTTGCATGTCTTTGGAAATACGTCGTAGTATGCGCATAGCTGCCTGACTTCCTCTTGGCTTTGCTGCGGTACGCGAGTTGGATTGTTGATACTTTTCCCGCCTAGCTAATACGATAATGCCGCCAGTCAAGCCCGTGAGGGTATTCAGTCGGAAGCGGATTTATGCCGAATGCATCCGATGGCGATGTGTCATATGAGATAATCACGTCGATTAAGAGTGCATGTACTCCTCAACGTCGCTAATATATCTCCACTGTTCCTCCCTTCTATAGAGATGGAAACACCTCGATAAGGGCAAGGCTTTAACGTTTACTATTCGAAGGCTCCAGTCAAGAAAAACAATTTCCATGGCGCTATGTGCACAAAAGGCATCATCAAGCGATTTCGTTTCGATTCCGTCACCCCACCTTGCGAATCTTCATACTCCTATAGAGAATAGTCTTTCAAAAAGACCCTTCAATACCTTTACTGGGCGATACAATCTAATACACTGAGTTGAGTCTAGGTCCTCTATACCTCTTGTTCGCGTACCCAAACCAATTCGCGACAGAAAAGAGACCCATAACCCCGAGAACCACGCAAGCATAATCTGCCTTTGAATTAGCAAGGAATGGCTGTACAGTCGTAATGGAACAGTTAGCTCACTCATATTCGAAGCCGAGACAGGCATAACAACGGGAAAGTCATAGAACACCAGCGCCAACAGTCCCAAGACAATCGTCAAAATGTTGGCAGCGGCACCAATGAGGGGCGGCATGTTAAACTTTCGCCGCGGCAGTAATCGACGGAAAGCCGCCTCTCCTTGTGACCGTTGATATAGAGCTAGGGCGGCTGGAAAGGCAAAGCTCACTTGCTGTAGAATTAGGCCGGTAGCGACAAGAGCATTGAAAGCCGTCGAAGACGCTAGAAATAAGCAACCGAGAGCGAAGATGAGTGCCCAGTTGACGAGAAGTGCGTTGACTGGCACGCCCATTTTAGGGTGGATCTTGCAAAGGAATGGGGAGAATACAATGGCATTGTCACGAGCGAATGCCCAAGTGAGTCGACTGGCCGTCTGTAGTGTCCCGTACAAGCGAAGCATCCGCAAGAAGAGAGTACAATCACGAACGTTGTTCCTGCTGCGCTGGATCCAGTTGCCTGCGACCAAATCTCGAGAATAGGCAGCCTAGTGTAAGCTCATGTCAGCTCTGCAAACTTCCTATGCCTGCAACACAAATACCGCCCCGCGTGACTTGAAGCTAGGTGTTACTGATTCGGGCCTAGACACTTAGGTTCAGAGAAAATGGGGGCATACGGTGATGAGAGCACAGGCTCAAGATCTGTGAAGCAGTACAGCATAGCTACGCTGAACGTAAAAGCCGAAACAAACCCGATAGTTATCGTCGATACAAGTGCTTTAGGTATCGCAGATGAAGCATTGGTGCATTCCTCGGCCAAGTGTATGGCGCCATCGAGGCCGGAGTAGATGAAGTTAGGGTTGAGTAGACCAGTCAGAAAGACTATTCCCTTTGACGACCAACCACTCTCATTAACGAACGTGGTCCACACAAAGGAATCTTTCTGTTTCCGTCCCGAGCGCGCCAAGCATGTGACCGTTATCACGAAGAAGCCTgtcaaagaaagaaaaactATGAAATTAGATAGTCAGCCTTTGCACTGTCTGGAGATGGTCTGCGAGGTGCAGTAATTAACAACAGTACCTACAGCCAATATCGTGGACCCAAGCTGTCCGTTTCATCAGGAAAATGTTGTACACTGTAAACGCGATGTTGAATGCCTGGAAGACTAGAAAGATATGCCATGTTTCTGGGATATACGTAGGATCGAGGTACGATGCGAGCGAAAGAATTATGACTGGCATTTGAATGATGAAGCCCGCTCCATTGGCAATCCAACCTAGGAAGTTGATACTGCCGCAACAATAGCTCTAAATAATTGCACACGTCAGCAACAGACGAAAATTGAGCCACAAAAAGTCTTACAAGTCCACGGCTGTACCGTTTGGGTGCTAGGATGCTGGTCCAGTGGTATTGTCCCCCGGCGGTAGGATAGACGGATGCGATCTCAGCCATGCTCAACGCACATGCGCCTCCTAACACGAAAATGAGGACGATGCCATAGAGCAGGGTGACGGGCCCTCCAGAGCTGATTGAAATCACTAGCGTGGCTGCAATTGCGGACCAGCTGTTGCAGATGTTCCATCCTAATCCAACGATAGCCAAAGGCCCAATGTCTCGTTTCGCCAGCGACTGGAGCCCTAGGCGAGACAGGTCGGCGTCTTCGTCAGAAGTAGTAGGAGTTGAGGCACCTGCCAATGCGAAAATTTCCCGTAAGATTAGTCGAATGCCTGTTTTCAAGACGATTCCGAAAAATGACGAACCTTGTTCAACTTTGCCATGCTCCATTGACTTTCCAGTCGAGTTTTCTTTAGGTGCGACGCGTCTAGGGGAGGGTGTAGGCAACGTCATGATGTCTC from the Colletotrichum lupini chromosome 3, complete sequence genome contains:
- a CDS encoding oxysterol-binding protein, with the translated sequence MDTKSFSSRISDLVKFLSSVQGDLSNVTAPPSFLAPSSVVEVGHCWCQRPGVFVAPALESDPEKRSLKVLRMILIAMRSQFYVAGAPNVSIKKPLNAFLGELFLASWTDSDRKARTELVAEQVSHHPPITAMHMGSKEHGIRADGYARVEMTFSSTVNIRQIGHAVVHIDRYDEDYLIPLPEVKVRGFLNACLYPEVLGTYYIVSNTGYISEIKFSGSGFLRGKKNSFEARMYHKNDKKNTIYELQGCWSEGWTVKDGRTGEILEKYEVDALENLPAPMEMEPIATQDPWESRRAWNGVIQGLSKNDFRETVSAKSQVEEAQRRMRAEEKKKGETWEPLFFKSIPGEEHEVFHRLAKGVNWELHDKHTKGVWTIDDSKRDSVQRPFRGESTPLG